In one Methanobrevibacter arboriphilus genomic region, the following are encoded:
- a CDS encoding DUF1565 domain-containing protein → MKKNCLLLLMFIIVVFFSMNMASASDDYVNGNNIDHSVNSTNTLDNSLNSNDIYVNLSGNDVSGDGSENNPYKSLKKAINEASNNSNIYIMPGEYFGENNTKMIIDKTITISGINGGNGKVIFNGERKYDFFEITPNGKLTLINITFYQGNNSGEDFIAGAIFNNGELTIKNCTFDSNVGLRGGAILNNGKLEIIGSNFKNNNGVNYGGGITNFNTVKIIDSVFSGNAAKSGSAIFSDGNLTILSSNFTSNSIEGVNWENRDNNIFMNSSNINSDISASNHTIKILNSSCANVGVTNSNLFVNGSTLSVSPTNSTVNITYSVISSGSIYHYMNNSNISAEYNWWLSNKGPIVYSGNSNYYNSQKYWIVAVFVSDYGGSIPSKNTNVTLQVIFKYTDGVNVWDLPEGINIPSRSLYLQTDNGYFTNDSGILSNNIFTTYYLNNSEDTLVYVVVDNQRLKLTVGKGYTNHTWYVSNDGDDSNNGSRESPFKTLAKAVSVALNGNTIYIASGDYYNAFNSNLFIWKNLTFSSYNGPVTIYRHTSNSIFIVADYGTLNLNNITFSTYNLTYSVLFINCSGNLTINNCTFRNASGNSYWGNILFSGSYLFINNSNFHDLRHYVIKSSSYDRYSYGYVPCTITILNSYFSGMSGAITNNENSARILYLVSDKVLIDNCTFVNNNATGAVINSNYSIVNNSRFVSNSFGAVSGASIFDNGYVADNSVNYWSGSIVVASNILNSIFVNNNISCANARFIYNCSFINNRNAFNSLTDDHDRNGIISSSGNLSILYCVFIGNSAGYGGAIFNSGILNVSNSVFLNNTATIFGSDIFNFNGVAYLNNNWWGWNGGPTDGKVYRFLGDVHLDTWVILTLNVNGSTLIASLDKVTDAVGNIYDLNGTIPDRVAVFNSSMVPISPKTTNLTNNHAYASVLSGSDSDYIVNVTVDGQTVDLTVHNKNTIIEMNDTTFYGKNNRYTVILRNINGYDISNQTVILKIKYKNGTVEDYYLITDGNGRASIILNNSIGIYNVSAFYEGDGYFFPCNSSALLTILPSSTKIFILKDQLFYGKNNVLQISLEDIYGRAVVGQKIYFNIKSGSKTYNYYSTTDGQGVAKIIANLPKGSYDVKVSFNGDEWFNSSENQGSFTILSIGTKLTLNVTILYGRGDVYFVKLVDNNGNVAKNETVYITLTQGNKNQTFAVKTDSNGTAGLIVNLLPGTYKVNVVYKGDDLYIGTNISGTLVVEKIAVRLIVDPLVKFNVTNNSTNNKYYALLTDMYGRALSGESIIIKIQKDGFLEVYNLTTDNEGFITLPLDLTEGNYMVLVNFIENEWYYNTSTASTLIVSKPTIKITTKISITLKNNTVVIYLTDIDGTPLINKIISIRLIGNGYNKNFNIKTNNQGKAEIKLSELKLSSNSKYTLHYNFAGSDYYNSRVGVLNFTYSNSLNNKIKTILTAKSPTIIKGKKTLISVTLKNSNGKFLANKKIKLVINKKTYTKLTNSKGQAIFKISNLKSGKYNLKLFYEGDKTYLSSKIYKTQTVKNIADLAISKIKRYGNSYKILIKNQGSVSSKKTKIKVFYKVGKKINQRVAIVKALKPGKYTIVNIKFFKYSYHKKYLKNAIVNYNKNFKEFSYNNNLKKFKT, encoded by the coding sequence ATGAAAAAAAATTGTTTATTACTGTTAATGTTCATTATTGTTGTATTTTTTTCTATGAATATGGCTAGTGCTTCTGATGATTATGTTAATGGGAATAATATAGATCATAGTGTTAATAGTACCAATACTCTTGATAATAGTCTTAACTCTAATGATATTTATGTTAATTTATCAGGAAATGATGTTAGTGGGGATGGTAGTGAAAATAATCCTTATAAAAGTTTGAAAAAAGCTATTAATGAAGCATCTAACAATTCTAATATTTATATAATGCCTGGTGAATATTTTGGAGAAAATAACACAAAGATGATCATTGATAAAACTATCACTATTTCTGGTATTAATGGTGGCAATGGAAAGGTTATATTTAATGGTGAGAGAAAGTATGACTTTTTTGAGATTACTCCTAATGGTAAATTAACATTAATTAATATCACTTTTTATCAAGGTAATAATTCTGGTGAAGATTTTATTGCAGGAGCTATTTTTAATAATGGAGAATTAACCATAAAAAATTGTACTTTTGATTCTAATGTTGGTTTAAGAGGTGGAGCAATCTTAAACAATGGAAAATTAGAGATTATTGGTTCTAATTTTAAAAATAATAATGGTGTAAATTATGGTGGAGGAATAACCAATTTTAATACGGTTAAAATTATTGATTCTGTGTTTAGTGGGAATGCAGCTAAATCGGGATCTGCTATTTTCAGTGATGGGAATTTAACTATTTTATCCTCTAATTTTACTTCTAATAGTATTGAAGGGGTTAATTGGGAGAATAGGGATAATAATATTTTTATGAATTCTTCTAATATTAATTCTGATATTTCTGCTTCAAATCACACAATAAAAATTTTAAATTCTTCATGTGCTAATGTAGGTGTTACAAATTCTAATTTGTTTGTTAATGGTTCTACTTTATCTGTTAGTCCTACAAATTCCACTGTTAATATAACTTATTCTGTTATTAGTAGTGGTTCTATTTATCATTATATGAATAATAGTAATATTAGTGCTGAGTATAATTGGTGGTTATCTAATAAAGGTCCTATTGTATATTCTGGAAATAGTAATTATTATAATAGTCAAAAATATTGGATTGTAGCAGTTTTTGTTTCTGATTATGGAGGGTCTATTCCTAGTAAAAATACTAATGTCACCCTTCAAGTGATTTTTAAGTATACTGATGGTGTTAATGTTTGGGATTTACCTGAAGGAATTAATATTCCTTCTAGATCTCTTTATTTACAAACTGATAATGGATATTTTACTAATGATTCTGGAATACTTTCTAATAATATTTTCACTACTTATTATTTGAATAATAGTGAGGATACTCTTGTTTATGTGGTTGTTGATAACCAACGTTTGAAATTAACTGTTGGTAAAGGCTATACTAATCATACTTGGTATGTTTCAAATGATGGTGATGATTCTAATAATGGGTCTCGTGAAAGTCCTTTTAAAACTCTTGCCAAGGCGGTTAGTGTTGCTTTAAATGGTAATACTATTTATATCGCTTCTGGTGATTATTATAATGCTTTTAATTCAAATTTGTTTATTTGGAAGAATTTGACTTTTTCTTCTTATAATGGTCCTGTTACTATTTATCGTCATACTAGTAATAGTATTTTCATTGTTGCTGATTATGGAACTTTAAATCTTAATAATATTACTTTTTCAACCTATAATCTCACCTATTCTGTTCTTTTCATTAATTGTTCTGGTAATTTGACTATTAATAATTGTACTTTTAGGAATGCTTCTGGCAATTCTTACTGGGGAAATATTTTATTTTCTGGCTCTTATTTGTTTATTAATAATTCTAATTTTCATGATTTGAGACATTATGTAATAAAATCTTCATCTTATGATAGGTATTCTTATGGTTATGTACCATGTACAATTACTATTCTTAATTCTTATTTTAGTGGAATGTCTGGTGCTATTACCAACAATGAAAATTCTGCTAGAATTCTTTATTTAGTTTCAGATAAGGTTTTAATTGATAATTGTACTTTTGTAAATAATAATGCTACTGGAGCAGTTATTAATTCTAATTATTCTATTGTGAATAATTCTAGATTTGTAAGTAATAGTTTTGGGGCTGTTTCTGGTGCAAGTATTTTTGATAATGGTTATGTTGCAGACAATTCTGTTAATTATTGGAGTGGTTCAATTGTAGTTGCATCTAATATTCTTAATTCTATCTTTGTAAATAATAATATTTCTTGTGCAAATGCTAGATTTATCTATAATTGTTCTTTTATTAATAATAGAAATGCTTTTAATTCTCTTACAGATGATCATGATAGAAATGGTATTATATCAAGTAGTGGTAATTTATCGATTCTTTATTGTGTATTTATTGGTAATAGTGCTGGTTATGGTGGTGCTATATTTAACAGTGGAATTTTAAATGTTTCAAATAGTGTTTTTTTAAATAATACTGCTACTATTTTTGGTTCTGATATTTTTAATTTTAATGGTGTTGCTTACTTAAATAACAATTGGTGGGGTTGGAATGGTGGTCCTACTGATGGTAAGGTCTATAGGTTTTTAGGTGATGTCCATTTAGATACATGGGTTATATTGACTCTTAATGTTAATGGTTCTACTTTAATAGCTAGTCTAGATAAAGTTACTGATGCTGTTGGTAATATTTATGATTTAAATGGTACTATTCCAGATCGTGTTGCGGTTTTCAACTCTAGTATGGTACCTATTTCTCCAAAAACTACTAATTTGACTAACAATCATGCTTATGCAAGTGTTCTTTCTGGTTCTGATAGTGATTATATTGTTAATGTTACAGTTGATGGTCAGACTGTTGATTTAACAGTTCACAATAAGAATACTATTATTGAAATGAATGATACTACTTTTTATGGTAAAAATAATCGTTATACTGTGATTTTAAGAAATATTAATGGTTATGATATTTCTAATCAGACTGTTATTTTGAAGATAAAATATAAGAATGGTACTGTTGAGGATTATTACTTAATAACTGATGGGAATGGAAGAGCTAGTATTATTCTTAATAATAGTATTGGTATTTACAATGTTTCTGCTTTCTATGAAGGTGATGGGTATTTCTTTCCTTGTAATTCTAGTGCACTGTTGACAATTTTACCTTCTTCTACTAAGATATTTATTTTAAAAGATCAGTTGTTTTATGGTAAAAATAATGTTTTGCAAATTTCTTTGGAAGATATTTATGGTCGTGCTGTTGTTGGTCAAAAAATCTATTTTAATATAAAATCTGGTAGTAAAACTTACAATTATTATTCTACTACCGATGGTCAAGGTGTTGCAAAAATTATAGCTAATTTACCTAAAGGATCTTATGATGTTAAGGTTTCATTTAATGGTGATGAATGGTTTAATAGTAGTGAAAATCAAGGATCATTTACTATTTTATCTATTGGAACTAAATTAACTTTAAATGTCACTATCTTATATGGGAGAGGTGATGTTTATTTTGTGAAATTAGTGGATAATAATGGTAATGTAGCTAAAAATGAGACTGTATATATAACTTTAACTCAAGGGAATAAAAATCAAACATTTGCAGTTAAAACTGATAGTAATGGTACTGCAGGACTAATTGTAAATTTACTTCCAGGTACTTATAAAGTTAATGTTGTCTATAAAGGAGATGATTTGTATATTGGAACCAACATCAGTGGAACTTTAGTTGTTGAAAAAATAGCTGTTAGGTTGATTGTTGATCCATTAGTCAAATTTAATGTTACTAATAATAGTACTAATAATAAATATTATGCTTTATTGACTGATATGTATGGAAGGGCATTATCTGGTGAATCAATAATTATTAAAATTCAGAAAGATGGATTTTTGGAAGTTTATAATTTAACTACTGATAATGAAGGTTTTATTACTCTTCCACTTGATTTAACTGAAGGTAATTATATGGTTTTGGTAAATTTTATTGAGAATGAGTGGTATTATAATACTAGTACTGCTAGTACTTTAATTGTCTCAAAACCTACTATTAAAATAACAACTAAAATTAGTATCACATTAAAAAATAATACTGTAGTGATTTATTTAACTGATATTGATGGAACTCCGTTGATTAATAAAATTATTAGCATTAGATTAATTGGAAATGGATATAATAAAAATTTTAATATTAAAACTAATAACCAGGGAAAAGCTGAAATAAAATTATCTGAATTAAAATTAAGTAGTAATTCAAAGTATACTTTACATTATAATTTTGCTGGAAGTGATTATTATAATTCTAGAGTAGGAGTATTGAATTTTACATATTCAAATTCTTTAAATAATAAAATAAAAACTATTTTAACTGCTAAATCCCCTACAATAATTAAAGGAAAGAAAACTCTTATATCTGTCACTCTTAAAAATTCAAATGGCAAGTTTTTAGCTAATAAGAAAATTAAATTAGTAATAAACAAGAAGACATATACTAAACTTACTAATTCTAAAGGACAAGCTATTTTTAAGATTTCTAATCTTAAATCTGGGAAATATAATCTTAAATTGTTTTATGAGGGAGATAAAACTTATCTCTCTTCAAAAATATATAAAACTCAAACTGTAAAAAATATTGCTGATTTAGCTATTTCAAAAATTAAAAGATATGGAAATTCTTATAAAATACTTATTAAAAATCAAGGATCTGTTTCTTCTAAAAAAACTAAGATTAAAGTTTTCTATAAAGTTGGAAAAAAAATTAATCAGCGTGTTGCAATAGTTAAAGCTTTAAAACCTGGAAAATATACTATTGTGAATATTAAATTTTTTAAGTATTCCTATCATAAAAAATACTTAAAAAATGCGATAGTTAATTATAATAAGAATTTTAAAGAATTTAGTTATAATAATAATTTAAAAAAATTTAAAACATAA
- a CDS encoding beta strand repeat-containing protein, which translates to MISPIYGESLDSTDGHSEIDSGFNNYAVNDVQITDTDSIHSDSSIDNSNSNNNSNNNYNNNSATTKSSAKVEKSGVSTFASKVFIITDDNYSQYFSLFTGKLLSNSGISPGDTIKIGNVSNKAFIIDIPLTLTSTGADVQITNGVIHLIAGSDGSTISNLKIFNDKTDIVYQGVYVVRLHGIWLTNTNNNLIVNNSVQVADALKVFAMPMGWSSNNTIIYNRLISTWSTCMPMGQSHNNNISYNYLQTTAANIIYYNPFGHADYGGPADCYNNSITNNYLYAIYASDTTIGMQLVYAQHQNTQIINNTLVNQFYGISLYGINSTVVGNTLINMSVYAIIVTSSNLLLENNTVIATDSYGGGIYVGGDGYNENITVVNNKVTISNGCYNGIIVSGDNVLVKNNVINLYNFGVGINIRGNYAQILNNIINTKVDPGISLGTSNALILGNSIRSGSYGIYFKTNNIKFYFTSIINNTIISNDYGIFLQGTIYNTTIVGNKISTNASVGIFKDTTDSYGDNMSDNTVNDIIEDSTGIVIRDSNFYNYFDKDGYFKLGILDESLVLILTYLTNKKIYVDYKMTLLSNGLNNLLTNVTIIVTSEGAGSVIRDLNFYNTNVAAIILENYLEFVTLKNNNITIISDNNYTGSVIGIKIGQSENILVEANNIYISSKKGFVYGISVTDSTYVFSKYINITQNSIILVGDNLVEGIYTDSMSNSEISNNLINLWGNGFGYGVATAYMKGNVNNITIKNNIIVVNVKKMAYLIELHISSNITIINNLLEGFGSGVYGVALYNSDNVSIIDNEIRTTGGDLSGIGVNYDVLGSGNSAIFLTSNSNNTFVKNNIIYTNARYQIIINTTNTSDSNINTTNGTNNTKIDLNNTFSQNYFVIDDVNVINYFTSNGEFIKANSVQANDTLLFNNLSSRHYNLIFNIPLNISFYKVNTIDATFIFKSGSAGSNVTGLLFNLTDNSAIILSDVYNITIHSNSIFISNVLEKNLTGIIIAHNSYDNRIINNAITLKGKNSLTGISVSNFYENRFGRSPYSNLIESNLLFIISENVAKGIYVSMADNTKIFNNDIYLYAKNIGYAVEIVSNGSFAPYPTTVWSNNTKIVNNTFYGLGNNIFLIKSYQSYNTYIANNSLLADGNRSFAYIGYKTSGDKIEYNDIVVNGSGTNNNVNNTNNNHNTNSNTNNGSNGSFESWINVAQAGVYYSNSHNNLIRENNITSNYLKGGDYAVYVDDSLDSDSSGSNSSNGSGSTGIIYLIVSGNYLVSNNGLFIANDAIYGSNVLGQNNTPHYVYVSTNGSDITGDGSIDNPFKTISHAISQAYNRAIIYLLSGTYYENDIFVNKTITIKNNGNVTLNGKKGKIFIISNNGYLTIVGINFLNASSNNGSIISNNGYVNLMNCNFYNNTAIDQGGVIFNKGRLLIDNCSFYNNSAYLGGVISNFGNMSISNSKFINNSACSGGVIYSYHNCTSIISNSYFASNTARTDGNSYLYNDNETRLAPGHGGVIYNFGTLYSINSTYECNLANNGGVIANSVYIWREFNDSYLYILNSSFKFNNVTTSVYYGGYGGAIYGNARYLLVYNSVFHKNEAKTTGGAINFSANNGSIERSNFTKNTAGSYGGALAINGNITIVYSIISNNSAGYSGGAVYYNGDSSYGHVLNQLNIFNSTIESNFAMHYGGAFYFNYANVNIKDSNILNNFAPVNSVIYGGNNGFLDFDNNWWGSNFGPSDDVWNRANKFKNWLFESSGWELIVGGGSNGSNSSGGSGSGSGNHIGPGTGSGLRPGGSGSGNGWGTGTGSGIGSGSGSGLGNGSGNGIGNGNGTGSGTGVDSNNGKGSGSNSTNNNILPGIGSIMNPSSSSSSNPGGKSGGGSAGGQGGSGEQSIKNSYEILEDTINNMKPIDFVYIILAVIGFIVLVIVGHRYNKRSRL; encoded by the coding sequence TTGATTAGTCCTATTTATGGAGAATCTTTAGATAGTACTGATGGCCATTCTGAAATTGATAGTGGATTTAATAATTATGCTGTTAACGATGTTCAAATTACTGATACTGATTCTATTCATTCTGATTCTTCTATTGACAATTCTAATTCTAATAATAATTCCAATAATAATTATAATAATAATTCTGCAACTACTAAATCATCAGCTAAGGTTGAAAAATCTGGTGTAAGTACTTTTGCTTCAAAAGTGTTTATAATCACTGATGATAATTATTCTCAATATTTTAGTTTGTTTACTGGTAAATTACTTTCTAATTCTGGTATTAGTCCAGGGGATACTATTAAAATTGGGAATGTTTCTAATAAAGCTTTTATTATTGATATTCCTTTGACTTTAACTAGTACTGGTGCTGATGTTCAAATAACTAATGGTGTTATTCATTTAATTGCAGGTAGTGATGGTTCTACTATTAGTAATCTTAAGATATTTAATGATAAGACTGATATTGTGTATCAGGGTGTTTATGTTGTTCGTTTACATGGTATTTGGTTGACTAATACTAACAATAATCTCATTGTTAATAATTCTGTTCAGGTTGCCGATGCTTTAAAAGTTTTTGCAATGCCTATGGGTTGGTCTTCTAACAATACTATTATTTATAATAGGCTGATTAGTACTTGGAGTACTTGTATGCCTATGGGTCAGTCTCATAATAATAATATTTCTTATAATTATTTGCAGACTACTGCTGCAAATATAATTTATTATAATCCATTTGGTCATGCAGATTATGGTGGTCCTGCTGATTGTTATAATAACTCTATTACTAACAATTACTTGTATGCAATTTATGCAAGTGATACTACTATTGGGATGCAATTGGTATATGCTCAGCATCAAAACACTCAGATAATTAACAATACATTGGTTAATCAATTTTATGGAATAAGTTTGTATGGTATAAATTCAACTGTTGTTGGTAATACTTTAATTAATATGAGTGTTTATGCAATAATCGTTACTTCTTCTAATTTACTTTTAGAAAATAATACTGTTATAGCTACTGATTCTTATGGTGGTGGAATATATGTTGGTGGTGATGGTTATAATGAGAATATTACTGTAGTTAATAATAAAGTAACTATTAGTAATGGTTGTTATAATGGAATTATTGTTTCTGGAGATAATGTTCTTGTTAAAAATAATGTTATTAATCTTTATAATTTTGGTGTTGGAATTAATATTAGGGGAAATTACGCTCAGATTTTGAATAATATTATCAATACTAAGGTTGATCCAGGAATTAGTTTAGGTACTTCTAATGCATTAATTTTGGGTAATTCTATAAGGTCTGGGTCTTATGGTATTTATTTTAAAACAAATAACATCAAGTTTTATTTTACTAGTATTATTAATAATACTATTATTAGTAATGATTATGGTATTTTTTTACAGGGAACAATTTATAATACTACTATAGTTGGTAATAAAATCAGTACTAATGCATCTGTTGGTATTTTTAAAGATACTACTGATTCTTATGGAGACAATATGTCCGATAATACTGTGAATGATATCATTGAGGATTCAACTGGTATTGTTATCAGGGATAGTAATTTTTATAATTATTTTGATAAAGATGGTTACTTTAAATTAGGTATTCTTGATGAGTCTTTAGTTTTGATTTTAACTTATTTAACAAATAAGAAGATTTATGTTGATTATAAGATGACTCTTTTGAGTAATGGTTTAAATAATCTTTTAACAAATGTTACTATTATTGTGACTTCTGAAGGTGCTGGTTCTGTTATTCGTGATTTGAATTTTTATAATACTAATGTTGCAGCTATTATTTTAGAAAATTATCTTGAGTTTGTTACATTAAAAAATAATAATATTACTATAATTTCTGATAATAATTATACTGGATCTGTAATTGGAATTAAGATTGGCCAATCTGAAAATATTCTTGTTGAAGCTAATAATATTTATATTTCAAGTAAAAAGGGCTTTGTTTATGGTATTTCAGTTACTGATTCTACTTATGTATTTTCAAAGTACATTAATATAACTCAAAACAGTATTATTCTTGTTGGAGATAATTTAGTTGAGGGTATTTATACTGATTCAATGAGTAATAGTGAAATTTCTAATAATTTGATAAATTTATGGGGTAATGGTTTTGGTTATGGTGTAGCTACTGCTTATATGAAGGGAAATGTGAATAACATAACCATTAAAAATAATATTATTGTTGTTAATGTTAAGAAGATGGCTTATTTAATTGAGTTACACATTAGTTCAAATATTACTATTATTAATAATCTTCTTGAAGGTTTTGGTAGTGGGGTTTATGGTGTAGCTTTGTATAATTCTGATAATGTTTCTATTATCGATAATGAAATTAGAACTACTGGTGGAGATTTAAGTGGAATTGGTGTTAATTATGATGTGTTAGGTAGTGGTAATAGTGCTATTTTCCTTACTTCTAATTCTAACAATACTTTTGTTAAGAACAATATAATTTATACTAATGCAAGATATCAAATAATCATTAATACTACTAATACTAGTGATAGTAATATTAATACTACTAATGGTACTAATAATACTAAAATTGATCTAAATAATACTTTTTCTCAAAATTATTTTGTCATTGATGATGTTAATGTTATTAATTATTTTACTAGTAATGGTGAATTTATAAAAGCTAATTCAGTCCAAGCTAATGATACTTTATTATTCAATAATTTAAGTTCTAGACATTATAATTTGATTTTCAATATTCCACTAAATATTAGTTTTTATAAGGTTAATACTATTGATGCTACATTTATTTTTAAATCTGGTTCTGCAGGTTCTAATGTAACTGGATTATTGTTTAATCTCACTGATAATTCTGCGATTATTTTATCTGATGTTTATAATATCACTATTCATTCTAATAGTATATTTATTAGCAATGTTCTTGAAAAAAATCTCACAGGTATTATCATTGCTCATAATAGTTATGATAATCGGATAATTAATAATGCTATTACATTGAAAGGTAAAAATTCATTGACTGGTATTAGTGTTTCTAATTTTTATGAGAATCGGTTTGGTAGAAGCCCTTACTCTAATCTTATTGAGAGTAATTTATTGTTTATTATTTCTGAAAATGTTGCTAAGGGCATTTATGTTTCTATGGCTGATAATACAAAAATCTTTAACAATGATATTTATTTATATGCTAAAAATATTGGATATGCTGTTGAAATAGTTTCTAATGGTTCTTTTGCACCTTATCCTACTACTGTTTGGTCTAATAATACAAAAATTGTTAATAATACATTTTATGGCTTAGGAAACAATATTTTCTTAATTAAATCATATCAATCTTATAATACATATATTGCAAACAATAGTCTTTTGGCAGATGGAAACAGGTCTTTTGCTTATATAGGTTATAAAACTTCTGGGGATAAGATTGAATATAATGATATTGTTGTTAATGGTTCTGGAACTAATAATAATGTTAATAATACTAATAATAATCATAATACTAATAGTAATACTAATAATGGGTCTAATGGTAGTTTTGAAAGTTGGATTAATGTAGCTCAAGCTGGTGTTTATTATTCTAATTCTCATAATAATTTGATTCGCGAAAATAATATTACTTCAAATTATTTAAAAGGTGGAGATTATGCAGTTTATGTTGATGATTCTTTAGATTCTGATAGTTCTGGTTCTAATAGCTCTAATGGTTCTGGTTCTACTGGTATTATTTATCTCATAGTTTCTGGTAATTATCTTGTAAGTAATAATGGTCTTTTTATAGCTAATGATGCTATTTATGGATCAAATGTTTTAGGTCAAAATAATACTCCCCATTATGTTTATGTTTCAACTAATGGTAGTGATATTACTGGTGATGGAAGTATAGATAATCCATTTAAGACAATTTCTCATGCTATTTCTCAGGCATATAATCGAGCAATCATATATCTTCTAAGTGGAACTTATTATGAGAATGATATTTTTGTAAACAAGACAATAACTATTAAAAACAATGGAAATGTCACTTTAAATGGTAAAAAAGGAAAAATATTTATTATAAGTAATAATGGATATTTAACTATTGTTGGAATTAATTTTTTAAATGCTTCTAGTAATAATGGTTCTATTATTTCTAACAATGGTTATGTAAATTTAATGAATTGTAATTTTTATAATAATACTGCCATAGACCAAGGTGGAGTAATTTTTAATAAAGGTCGCCTTTTAATTGATAATTGTAGTTTTTATAATAATTCTGCTTATCTTGGTGGGGTAATTAGTAATTTTGGAAATATGAGTATATCTAACTCTAAATTTATTAATAATTCTGCTTGTAGTGGTGGTGTTATTTATAGTTATCATAATTGTACATCAATAATCAGTAACTCTTATTTTGCTTCAAACACTGCTAGAACAGATGGTAATTCTTATCTTTATAATGATAATGAGACTCGATTAGCTCCTGGTCATGGAGGAGTTATTTATAATTTTGGAACTTTATATTCTATAAATTCTACTTATGAATGTAATTTAGCTAATAATGGTGGTGTTATAGCTAATTCTGTTTATATTTGGAGAGAGTTTAATGATAGTTATTTATACATTCTGAATTCTAGTTTTAAATTTAATAATGTAACTACTAGTGTATATTATGGTGGTTATGGTGGGGCTATTTATGGAAATGCTCGTTATTTATTGGTTTATAATTCAGTATTCCATAAAAATGAAGCTAAAACTACAGGTGGAGCTATTAACTTTTCTGCAAATAATGGTTCAATTGAAAGATCTAACTTTACAAAGAATACCGCAGGATCTTATGGTGGTGCATTAGCTATTAATGGTAATATTACAATAGTTTATTCTATTATTTCTAATAATAGTGCTGGTTATAGTGGTGGTGCTGTTTATTATAATGGTGATTCTAGCTATGGGCATGTTTTAAATCAGTTAAATATTTTTAATTCCACTATTGAGTCTAATTTCGCTATGCATTATGGTGGTGCCTTTTACTTTAATTATGCTAATGTTAATATTAAAGATTCTAATATTTTAAATAACTTTGCTCCAGTTAATTCTGTTATTTATGGAGGTAACAACGGTTTCCTTGATTTTGATAATAATTGGTGGGGTTCTAACTTTGGTCCAAGTGATGATGTTTGGAATCGTGCTAATAAATTTAAAAATTGGCTATTTGAAAGTTCTGGATGGGAACTTATTGTTGGTGGAGGTTCTAATGGTTCTAATTCTTCTGGAGGTTCTGGTTCTGGTTCAGGTAATCATATTGGGCCTGGTACTGGTTCGGGACTTAGGCCTGGTGGTAGTGGATCAGGTAATGGATGGGGAACAGGTACAGGTTCTGGAATAGGGTCTGGTTCTGGTTCTGGATTAGGTAATGGCTCCGGTAATGGAATTGGCAATGGAAATGGAACTGGTTCTGGAACAGGTGTTGATTCTAATAATGGAAAAGGTAGTGGTTCTAATTCAACAAATAATAACATTTTACCGGGTATTGGAAGTATTATGAATCCTTCTAGCTCTTCTAGCTCTAATCCTGGTGGTAAATCTGGAGGAGGTTCAGCTGGAGGTCAAGGTGGATCTGGTGAACAATCTATTAAAAATTCTTATGAAATTTTAGAAGATACTATTAATAATATGAAGCCAATTGACTTTGTTTATATAATATTAGCTGTTATTGGCTTCATTGTTTTAGTTATTGTTGGACATAGGTATAATAAAAGAAGTAGGCTTTAA